A single Thermaerobacter sp. FW80 DNA region contains:
- a CDS encoding tyrosine-type recombinase/integrase: MSGAGGRPPAGAGGCPADVVAAYLDHLRLERGLAVRTLEAYAADLAGWLDFLGLAPPVDAASLSRVTSRDLRRWLVHLEERGLARSSVARKLAAVRGLFRYAVREGWVAASPAARLGTPRVRRRLPRVYTPEEVRALLAAAGGGSGPAALRDRALLELLYGCGLRVGELSGLDLDDVDWDGGWLRVYGKGGKERIVPLVGPVAAALRAYVEEGRPQLEAARRRRPCPPQDRRAVFLNRWGGRLSPRGIQAVVRKAGAAVARLRAHPHLLRHTFATHLLDGGRGCAPSRSSWATPAWRRPRSTPTSRARACGPSTSRPTPGRGGGSRQGPVTVRRRETARSQRGRRRPCRPDLSAGEESVAWRHAPGRSTAPPSWRCAAMARWPWPATARSPWNSTW; the protein is encoded by the coding sequence GTGAGCGGCGCCGGGGGCCGGCCGCCGGCCGGAGCCGGCGGGTGCCCGGCCGACGTCGTCGCCGCCTATCTCGACCACCTGCGCCTGGAGCGGGGTCTGGCGGTGCGGACCCTGGAGGCCTACGCCGCGGACCTGGCCGGGTGGCTCGACTTCCTGGGCCTGGCGCCGCCGGTGGACGCCGCGTCCCTGTCCCGCGTCACCAGCCGCGACCTGCGCCGCTGGCTCGTCCACCTGGAGGAACGCGGCCTGGCGCGCTCCTCCGTGGCGCGCAAGCTGGCGGCGGTGCGGGGGTTGTTTCGGTACGCCGTGCGGGAGGGGTGGGTCGCCGCGAGCCCCGCGGCGCGCCTGGGCACGCCGCGGGTGCGCCGGCGACTGCCGCGGGTCTACACCCCCGAGGAGGTCCGGGCCCTGCTGGCAGCTGCAGGGGGCGGCAGCGGGCCGGCCGCCCTGCGCGATCGGGCGCTCCTCGAGCTGCTCTACGGGTGCGGTCTCCGCGTCGGAGAGCTGAGCGGGCTCGATCTGGACGACGTGGACTGGGACGGCGGCTGGCTTCGGGTGTACGGCAAGGGGGGCAAGGAGCGGATCGTCCCCCTGGTGGGACCCGTGGCCGCGGCCTTGCGGGCGTACGTCGAGGAGGGGCGACCGCAGCTGGAGGCGGCCCGTCGCCGACGACCGTGTCCTCCCCAGGACCGGCGGGCGGTGTTCCTCAACCGCTGGGGCGGGCGGCTGTCCCCCCGGGGCATCCAGGCCGTGGTGCGCAAGGCCGGCGCGGCGGTGGCGCGGCTGCGCGCCCATCCCCACCTGCTGCGCCATACCTTCGCCACCCACCTGCTCGACGGGGGGCGGGGCTGCGCACCGTCCAGGAGCTCCTGGGCCACGCCAGCCTGGCGGCGACCCAGGTCTACACCCACGTCTCGCGCGCGCGCCTGTGGGCCGTCTACCAGCAGGCCCACCCCCGGGCGCGGCGGCGGGAGCCGCCAGGGGCCGGTCACCGTCCGCCGCCGTGAGACGGCGCGGTCCCAGAGAGGGCGGCGGAGGCCCTGTCGGCCGGACCTGTCGGCCGGGGAGGAGTCGGTGGCATGGCGGCACGCTCCGGGTCGTTCCACGGCACCACCATCCTGGCGGTGCGCCGCGATGGCAAGGTGGCCATGGCCGGCGACGGCCAGGTCACCCTGGAACAGCACATGGTGA
- the topA gene encoding type I DNA topoisomerase encodes MPLPKTLIIVESPAKARTIKKFVGRDYAVEASMGHVRDLPKSQLGVDIDDHFTPHYITIRGKGKLIERLRQQARQADRVLLATDPDREGEAISWHLCQLLDIPEDSPCRIVFHEITREAVRRALQEPRPIDGNLVDAQQARRVLDRLVGYKLSPLLWRKVRRGLSAGRVQSVAVRLIVDREEEIEAFTPQEYWTLDAELERQAGGEVFTARYHGDAEGKRELPSREAVDRLLADLEGRAFVVLGVERKERRRNPAPPFTTSTLQQEASRKLGFSVRRTMRIAQELYEGIELRGEGAVGLVTYIRTDSTRIADQALDEAAAYIAERFGPEFSSPRKQAGRRQAQAQDAHEAIRPTSVAREPDAIKDDLTPDQYKLYRLIWERFVASQMAPAVLDTVTVEIGAGPHRFRATGSTVKFPGFMRLYVEGRDEGAEGDGDEGDRMLPELAEGDVLRVRALRPEQHFTQPPPRYTEAMLVRALEEKGIGRPSTYAPIIETIQERGYVVKEDRRFRPTELGRVVTALLKEYFPDIVDVEFTARMEADLDRIEEGERDWEDVVRAFYGPFSETLSRAEQQIQRVALPVEETDEVCEKCGRRMVIKHGRYGRFLACPGFPECRNTKPLVEKTGARCPRCGGELVQRRSRKGRVFYGCSNYPDCDFTTWDRPTAETCPECGTFLAEKRSRQGVRLVCANPECGYQREAAGETAGAGAGAGRR; translated from the coding sequence ATGCCATTGCCCAAGACGCTGATCATCGTCGAGTCGCCGGCCAAGGCCAGGACCATCAAGAAGTTCGTGGGGCGCGACTACGCCGTCGAGGCCTCCATGGGCCACGTGCGCGACCTCCCCAAGAGCCAGCTGGGGGTCGACATCGACGATCACTTCACGCCCCACTACATCACGATCCGGGGCAAGGGCAAGCTGATCGAGCGCCTGCGGCAGCAGGCGCGCCAGGCCGATCGGGTGCTGCTGGCCACCGACCCGGACCGGGAGGGCGAGGCCATCTCCTGGCACCTGTGCCAGCTGCTGGACATCCCGGAGGACTCGCCCTGCCGCATCGTCTTCCACGAGATCACCCGCGAGGCCGTGCGGCGCGCGTTGCAGGAGCCGCGGCCCATCGACGGCAACCTGGTCGACGCCCAGCAGGCCCGGCGCGTCCTCGACCGGTTGGTGGGCTACAAGCTCAGCCCCCTGCTCTGGCGCAAGGTGCGGCGGGGCCTCTCGGCGGGCCGCGTCCAGTCGGTGGCGGTGCGCCTGATCGTCGACCGCGAGGAAGAGATCGAGGCCTTCACGCCCCAGGAGTACTGGACGCTGGACGCCGAATTGGAGCGCCAGGCCGGCGGCGAGGTGTTCACGGCCCGTTACCACGGCGACGCCGAAGGCAAGCGGGAGCTGCCGAGTCGGGAGGCGGTGGACCGCCTGCTGGCCGATCTGGAGGGGCGCGCCTTCGTCGTTCTCGGCGTCGAGCGCAAGGAGCGGCGCCGCAACCCGGCGCCCCCCTTCACCACCTCGACCCTGCAGCAGGAGGCGTCGCGCAAGCTGGGCTTCTCCGTGCGGCGCACGATGCGCATCGCCCAGGAGCTGTACGAGGGCATCGAGTTGCGCGGCGAGGGCGCGGTGGGTCTGGTTACCTACATCCGCACCGACTCCACGCGCATCGCCGACCAGGCCCTGGACGAGGCCGCGGCGTACATCGCCGAGCGCTTCGGACCGGAGTTCTCGTCCCCCCGCAAGCAGGCGGGTCGGCGCCAGGCGCAGGCCCAGGACGCCCACGAGGCGATCCGGCCGACGTCGGTGGCGCGGGAACCCGATGCGATCAAGGACGACTTGACGCCCGACCAGTACAAGCTGTACCGGCTGATCTGGGAGCGGTTCGTCGCCAGTCAGATGGCGCCGGCCGTGCTGGACACGGTGACCGTCGAGATCGGCGCCGGCCCGCATCGCTTTCGGGCGACGGGTTCGACCGTCAAGTTCCCGGGGTTCATGCGCCTCTACGTCGAGGGGCGGGACGAGGGCGCCGAGGGGGACGGCGACGAGGGGGACCGCATGCTGCCCGAGCTGGCCGAGGGGGACGTCCTGCGGGTGCGGGCGCTGCGGCCGGAGCAGCACTTCACCCAGCCGCCGCCGCGCTACACCGAGGCGATGCTGGTGCGGGCGCTGGAGGAGAAGGGCATCGGTCGCCCCAGCACCTATGCGCCGATCATCGAGACCATCCAGGAGCGGGGCTACGTGGTCAAGGAAGACCGTCGCTTCCGCCCCACGGAGCTGGGGCGGGTGGTCACGGCCCTGCTCAAGGAGTACTTCCCGGACATCGTCGACGTGGAGTTCACCGCCCGCATGGAGGCGGACCTGGACCGGATCGAGGAAGGCGAGCGGGACTGGGAAGACGTGGTGCGCGCGTTTTACGGTCCCTTCAGCGAGACGCTGAGCCGGGCGGAGCAGCAGATCCAGCGGGTGGCGCTGCCGGTCGAGGAGACCGACGAGGTCTGCGAGAAGTGCGGGCGGCGGATGGTGATCAAGCACGGGCGATACGGCCGCTTCCTGGCCTGTCCGGGGTTCCCCGAGTGCCGCAACACCAAGCCGCTGGTGGAGAAGACCGGCGCCCGCTGCCCGCGCTGCGGCGGCGAGCTGGTGCAACGGCGCTCGCGCAAGGGGCGGGTCTTCTACGGCTGCAGCAACTATCCGGACTGCGACTTCACCACCTGGGACCGGCCGACGGCGGAGACCTGCCCGGAGTGCGGCACCTTCCTGGCGGAGAAGCGCTCCCGCCAGGGGGTGCGGCTGGTGTGCGCGAACCCGGAGTGCGGCTACCAGCGGGAGGCCGCGGGCGAGACCGCCGGCGCCGGTGCCGGGGCGGGGAGGCGGTGA
- the hslU gene encoding ATP-dependent protease ATPase subunit HslU: protein MDQAAAPGAAWEPDRLTPRQIVAELDRYIVGQAAAKRAVAIALRNRWRRQQLPPHLRDEVAPKNILMIGPTGVGKTEIARRLARLTGAPFIKVEATKFTEVGYVGRDVESIIRDLVETAIRMVKAERMATVQDRARAAADERLLDVLVPPPRRRHPRFSSPWEMLLGPLGGTPQPSEPPRPEEEEDWRRRRQEVAARLRDGQLEDQVVEIEVEDQTPPMVDILGGPGLEEVTLNVQDLLKDWLPRRKRRRRLPVREAREVLAQEEAQKLIDMDQVVAEAVRRTEQAGIVFIDEIDKIAGRERGHGPDVSREGVQRDILPIVEGSTVMTRHGPVRTDHILFIAAGAFHVAKPSDLIPELQGRFPIRVELQPLTREDFKRILTEPDNALLRQYQALLATDGVELEFTPDAVDELAAMAARANEQAENIGARRLHTLLERVLEPLAFDAPDALQGKVVVDGAFVRQRLEGVLQDQDLSRYIL from the coding sequence GTGGATCAGGCGGCCGCACCGGGTGCGGCATGGGAGCCCGATCGGTTGACGCCGCGCCAGATCGTGGCGGAGCTCGACCGGTACATCGTGGGTCAGGCCGCGGCCAAGCGCGCCGTGGCCATCGCGCTGCGCAACCGCTGGCGCCGCCAGCAGCTCCCGCCCCACCTGCGGGACGAGGTGGCGCCGAAGAACATCCTGATGATCGGCCCGACGGGGGTGGGCAAGACCGAGATCGCCCGCCGCCTGGCGCGTCTGACGGGTGCCCCCTTCATCAAGGTCGAGGCGACGAAGTTCACCGAGGTGGGCTACGTCGGGCGCGACGTGGAGTCCATCATCCGCGACCTGGTGGAGACGGCCATCCGCATGGTGAAGGCGGAGCGGATGGCCACCGTCCAGGACCGGGCGCGGGCGGCCGCCGACGAGCGGTTGCTGGACGTGCTGGTGCCGCCGCCCCGCCGGCGGCACCCGCGCTTCTCCTCGCCGTGGGAGATGCTGCTGGGGCCCCTCGGGGGCACGCCCCAGCCCAGCGAGCCGCCGCGCCCGGAAGAGGAGGAGGACTGGCGCCGGCGCCGGCAGGAGGTGGCGGCGCGGCTGCGCGACGGCCAGCTGGAGGACCAGGTGGTGGAGATCGAGGTCGAGGACCAGACGCCGCCGATGGTGGACATCCTGGGCGGGCCCGGCCTGGAAGAGGTGACCCTCAACGTCCAGGACCTGCTCAAGGACTGGCTCCCCCGGCGCAAGCGGCGGCGCCGGCTGCCGGTGCGGGAGGCCCGGGAGGTGCTGGCCCAGGAGGAGGCCCAGAAGCTGATCGACATGGACCAGGTGGTGGCCGAGGCCGTCCGCCGCACCGAGCAGGCGGGCATCGTGTTCATCGACGAGATCGACAAGATCGCCGGCCGGGAACGGGGCCACGGGCCCGACGTCTCCCGGGAGGGCGTCCAGCGCGACATCCTGCCCATCGTCGAGGGCTCGACGGTGATGACCCGCCACGGCCCGGTGCGGACGGACCACATCCTCTTCATCGCTGCGGGCGCGTTCCACGTCGCCAAGCCCTCGGACCTGATCCCGGAGCTGCAGGGCCGGTTTCCCATCCGGGTGGAGCTGCAGCCCCTGACCCGCGAGGACTTCAAGCGCATCCTCACGGAACCCGACAACGCCCTGCTGCGCCAGTACCAGGCGCTGCTGGCGACCGACGGCGTGGAGCTGGAGTTCACGCCGGACGCGGTGGACGAACTGGCGGCCATGGCCGCCCGCGCCAACGAGCAGGCGGAGAACATCGGCGCCCGTCGCCTGCACACGCTGCTGGAGCGCGTCCTGGAGCCCCTGGCCTTCGACGCGCCCGACGCCCTCCAGGGCAAGGTGGTGGTCGACGGCGCCTTCGTCCGGCAGCGGTTGGAGGGGGTGCTGCAGGACCAGGACCTGAGCCGGTACATCCTCTGA
- the hslV gene encoding ATP-dependent protease subunit HslV, whose amino-acid sequence MAARSGSFHGTTILAVRRDGKVAMAGDGQVTLEQHMVMKHRARKVRRLYHGRVLAGFAGSVADAVALLERFEGKLEEHAGQLVRAAVELAKDWRTDRMLRRLEALMVVADAEHLLLVSGSGEVLEPDDGIVAVGSGAGFALAAARALARHTALDAPSICREAMRIAAELCVYTNDQLIVEEL is encoded by the coding sequence ATGGCGGCACGCTCCGGGTCGTTCCACGGCACCACCATCCTGGCGGTGCGCCGCGATGGCAAGGTGGCCATGGCCGGCGACGGCCAGGTCACCCTGGAACAGCACATGGTGATGAAGCATCGGGCCCGCAAGGTCCGTCGGCTCTACCACGGCCGGGTGCTGGCGGGGTTCGCCGGCAGCGTGGCCGACGCCGTGGCCCTGCTGGAACGGTTCGAGGGCAAGCTGGAGGAGCACGCCGGGCAGCTGGTGCGCGCGGCGGTGGAGCTGGCCAAGGACTGGCGCACCGACCGGATGTTGCGACGACTCGAGGCGCTCATGGTGGTGGCCGACGCCGAGCACCTCCTGCTGGTCTCCGGCTCGGGCGAGGTGCTCGAGCCCGACGACGGCATCGTCGCGGTGGGCTCGGGCGCGGGCTTCGCCCTGGCGGCCGCCCGGGCGCTGGCCCGGCACACCGCCCTCGACGCTCCGTCCATCTGCCGCGAGGCGATGCGCATCGCCGCCGAGCTCTGCGTGTACACCAACGACCAGCTGATCGTGGAGGAGCTCTAG
- the dprA gene encoding DNA-processing protein DprA produces the protein MDAGRAWMALLALPGLGRQRARRLAAALGGPAAAWRAPAEDWLAAAVAPREVLLRAAAARDRIDPERLARRVAAAGVDWVAWDEPAYPRRLRTIPDPPLILYYRGRAPAEGVPWVAVVGSRRASPYGVQLAHRLAGDMAAAGWVVVSGLAVGIDAAAHRAALAAGGRSVAVLGHGPDRVYPEEHRALAERLAATGWLVAEYPPGTPAEAFRFPERNRILAGLVDGVVVVEAAPRSGALVTADLALAAGRAVMAVPGPVTRRQGEGIMELLRAGAPPVATWADVAAVLGDHGLGGV, from the coding sequence ATGGACGCCGGCCGGGCGTGGATGGCCCTGCTCGCCTTGCCCGGTTTGGGGCGCCAGCGCGCGCGGCGGCTGGCCGCGGCCCTGGGCGGGCCGGCGGCGGCCTGGCGGGCGCCGGCGGAGGACTGGCTGGCTGCCGCCGTGGCGCCGCGGGAGGTCCTGCTCCGCGCCGCCGCGGCCCGGGACCGGATCGACCCGGAGCGGCTGGCCCGCCGCGTGGCGGCGGCGGGGGTGGACTGGGTCGCCTGGGACGAACCGGCCTACCCGCGGCGCCTGCGCACCATCCCGGATCCGCCGCTCATCCTCTACTACCGGGGTCGGGCCCCCGCCGAGGGCGTGCCCTGGGTGGCGGTGGTGGGGTCCCGCCGCGCCTCTCCGTACGGGGTCCAGCTCGCCCATCGGCTGGCCGGCGACATGGCGGCGGCCGGCTGGGTGGTGGTGTCGGGCCTCGCCGTCGGCATCGACGCCGCGGCCCACCGCGCTGCCCTGGCCGCCGGCGGGCGGTCGGTGGCCGTCCTCGGCCACGGCCCGGATCGGGTCTATCCGGAGGAGCACCGCGCGCTGGCGGAGCGGCTGGCGGCGACGGGGTGGCTCGTCGCCGAGTATCCGCCCGGCACCCCGGCCGAGGCCTTCCGCTTCCCGGAGCGCAATCGGATCCTGGCGGGCCTGGTCGACGGGGTGGTGGTCGTCGAGGCGGCGCCCAGGAGCGGCGCGCTGGTGACCGCCGATCTGGCGCTGGCGGCGGGGCGCGCGGTCATGGCGGTGCCGGGACCGGTGACCCGGCGGCAGGGGGAGGGCATCATGGAGCTCTTGCGGGCCGGGGCTCCGCCCGTGGCCACGTGGGCCGACGTGGCCGCGGTGCTGGGGGACCACGGGCTGGGCGGGGTCTAG
- the trmFO gene encoding methylenetetrahydrofolate--tRNA-(uracil(54)-C(5))-methyltransferase (FADH(2)-oxidizing) TrmFO, translating into MANRVTVIGGGLAGSEAAWQVARRGIPVRLYEMRPVKSTPVHHTGNLAELVCSNSLRGAQLDQAPGLLKEEMRRLGSLIMQAADASAIPAGSALAVDREEFSRRVTEAILNHPLIEVIREEVTEPPADGPVIIATGPLTSDALSRWIRAFTGEEYLAFFDAAAPIVTYESLDLSKLFRASRYGKGSGDDYLNSPMTREQYEAFWQALVEAERHVPHDFEQGLFFEGCLPIEEMARRGPDTLRYGPLKPVGLVDPRTGKEPYAVVQLRRDNRYGTLYNLVGFQTSLKWGEQKRVFRMIPGLENAEFARYGVMHRNTFICSPKILKPTMQTRKRPDLFFAGQITGVEGYIESAATGIVAGINAARLVRGEEPVAFPPETAHGALTRYITEAHPDHFQPMNIAFGLLPPLQRRVRDPRRRRLLMAERALKALEGFAPARLPETAPVVAGGGPAGSAAGARAPATPAAREAPAAPGRASTRPAETPTPVPGR; encoded by the coding sequence ATGGCGAACCGCGTGACGGTGATCGGCGGTGGGCTGGCGGGAAGCGAGGCGGCCTGGCAGGTGGCTCGCCGGGGCATTCCCGTCCGCCTCTACGAGATGCGGCCGGTGAAGTCGACGCCGGTCCACCACACGGGGAACCTGGCCGAGCTGGTGTGCAGCAACTCCCTGCGCGGCGCCCAGCTGGACCAGGCGCCCGGACTATTAAAGGAAGAGATGCGCCGCCTCGGCAGCCTGATCATGCAGGCGGCCGATGCCAGCGCGATCCCGGCGGGAAGCGCCCTGGCCGTCGACCGGGAGGAGTTCTCCCGGCGCGTGACGGAGGCGATCCTGAACCATCCGCTGATCGAGGTGATCCGGGAAGAGGTGACGGAGCCGCCCGCGGACGGGCCGGTGATCATCGCCACCGGGCCGCTGACGTCCGACGCGCTGTCCCGGTGGATCCGCGCCTTCACCGGGGAGGAGTACCTGGCCTTCTTCGACGCGGCGGCGCCGATCGTCACCTACGAGTCCCTGGACCTGTCGAAGCTCTTCCGGGCCTCGCGCTACGGCAAGGGCAGCGGCGACGACTACCTCAACAGCCCGATGACCCGGGAGCAATACGAGGCGTTCTGGCAGGCCCTGGTCGAGGCGGAGCGGCACGTGCCCCACGACTTCGAGCAGGGCCTGTTCTTCGAGGGCTGCCTGCCCATCGAGGAGATGGCCCGGCGCGGCCCGGACACCCTGCGTTACGGCCCGCTGAAGCCGGTAGGCCTGGTCGACCCGCGCACGGGCAAGGAGCCCTACGCGGTGGTCCAACTGCGGCGGGACAACCGCTACGGGACGCTGTACAACCTGGTGGGATTCCAGACCAGCCTCAAGTGGGGCGAGCAGAAGCGGGTCTTCCGCATGATCCCCGGGCTGGAGAACGCGGAGTTCGCCCGCTACGGCGTCATGCACCGCAACACCTTCATCTGCTCGCCCAAGATCCTCAAGCCGACCATGCAGACGCGCAAGCGGCCGGACCTTTTCTTCGCCGGGCAGATCACGGGCGTCGAGGGCTACATCGAGTCGGCGGCCACCGGCATCGTGGCGGGCATCAACGCCGCCCGGCTCGTCCGGGGGGAGGAGCCCGTGGCCTTCCCGCCGGAGACGGCCCACGGTGCGCTGACGCGCTACATCACCGAGGCGCACCCCGACCACTTCCAGCCGATGAACATCGCCTTCGGGCTGTTGCCGCCCCTCCAGCGGCGGGTCCGCGACCCGCGGCGGCGCAGGTTGCTCATGGCCGAGCGGGCGCTGAAGGCGCTGGAGGGATTCGCCCCCGCCCGTCTGCCGGAGACGGCGCCGGTGGTCGCCGGCGGTGGGCCTGCGGGTTCCGCGGCGGGCGCCCGGGCGCCCGCGACGCCCGCGGCGAGGGAGGCGCCGGCGGCCCCAGGGCGGGCGTCGACCCGGCCCGCGGAGACGCCGACGCCCGTGCCGGGGCGGTGA
- a CDS encoding ABC transporter substrate-binding protein, whose product MAPGRWRITLAAALVGAVVLGWWAVGAPEATERRPPGRPGGTWVEPIPVPPASLDPARASSEAEVRIAALLYDGLVRLGPDGRLGPGLARRWEVRDGGTRYVFWLRPGVRFHNGRPLTAADVVFSLQRLADPRKPAPRQWVLEGVVGAEAYRQGRASAITGLRALGADRVEIRLVGPRPALLYRLATPGAAIVDAETVAGSGSGAFPAVGTGPFRLAARTEAAIRLEAYAGHYRGRPYLDAVELVVGGSRRQTLAAFAAGRLTAVRLLPHEVRELAALGWAGPQWRLELPATVWIELNAGRPPLTHPAVRRALAYAVDRETLVAGLAPGGYRLAEGWIPPGMAGARPAAHLPAYRAQQARALLHAAGVQPGAELRWLQPGDLFWSAVAGRLDYLLGRVGLELDVTTVAQADFPPLDGRDAPYHLAPRATWAEYPDAEALLLPWIEAAADRAMGAGGQRGAVLRGRDRPVHQALAAFLPARGRERAEAAARLEARLLDAGFGLPLYHPVVVWAVQPQVRGFVPSPFPQGADLWAVSFAPAADDAR is encoded by the coding sequence ATGGCGCCGGGGCGGTGGCGGATCACGCTGGCGGCGGCGCTCGTCGGTGCCGTCGTCCTCGGCTGGTGGGCCGTGGGAGCCCCGGAGGCGACGGAGCGGCGGCCGCCCGGCCGCCCCGGCGGCACATGGGTCGAGCCGATCCCCGTGCCCCCGGCGTCCCTGGATCCGGCCCGGGCCAGCAGCGAGGCCGAGGTGCGCATCGCCGCCCTGCTCTACGACGGCCTGGTGCGCCTCGGGCCCGACGGTCGTCTCGGCCCGGGGCTGGCACGCCGCTGGGAGGTCCGCGACGGCGGCACGCGCTACGTGTTCTGGCTGCGGCCGGGCGTGCGGTTCCACAACGGTCGACCGCTGACCGCCGCGGACGTCGTCTTCAGCCTCCAGCGCCTGGCCGACCCCCGAAAGCCCGCGCCGCGCCAATGGGTGTTGGAGGGCGTGGTGGGCGCCGAGGCCTACCGGCAGGGGCGGGCATCCGCCATCACCGGGCTGCGGGCCCTCGGTGCCGACCGGGTGGAGATCCGCCTGGTGGGTCCGCGGCCGGCGCTCCTGTATCGGCTGGCGACGCCCGGTGCGGCCATCGTCGATGCCGAGACCGTGGCAGGCAGCGGGAGCGGGGCGTTCCCGGCGGTGGGCACCGGGCCCTTCCGGCTGGCGGCGCGGACCGAGGCGGCGATCCGGCTGGAGGCGTACGCCGGCCACTATCGCGGCCGGCCCTACCTGGACGCCGTGGAGCTGGTGGTCGGGGGATCCCGCCGACAGACCCTGGCCGCCTTCGCGGCCGGGCGGCTGACCGCGGTGCGCCTGCTGCCCCACGAGGTTCGCGAGCTGGCCGCCCTCGGGTGGGCCGGACCCCAGTGGCGCCTGGAGCTGCCCGCCACGGTCTGGATCGAGCTCAACGCCGGCCGGCCGCCGCTGACCCACCCGGCGGTGCGCCGGGCGCTGGCATATGCCGTCGACCGGGAGACCCTGGTGGCGGGCCTCGCCCCCGGCGGCTACCGGCTGGCCGAGGGGTGGATCCCGCCCGGCATGGCGGGAGCCCGGCCCGCCGCCCACCTGCCCGCCTACCGCGCGCAGCAGGCGCGGGCGCTGCTGCACGCGGCCGGTGTCCAGCCCGGGGCCGAACTCCGCTGGCTGCAACCGGGCGATCTCTTCTGGTCGGCCGTGGCCGGTCGCCTCGACTACCTGTTGGGGCGGGTCGGCCTGGAGCTGGACGTCACCACCGTCGCCCAGGCCGACTTCCCGCCGCTGGACGGCAGGGACGCCCCGTACCACCTGGCGCCCCGGGCGACGTGGGCGGAGTATCCCGACGCCGAGGCCCTCCTGCTGCCCTGGATCGAGGCGGCCGCGGATCGGGCGATGGGCGCCGGCGGGCAGCGAGGAGCCGTCCTCCGAGGACGGGACCGCCCGGTGCACCAGGCGCTGGCCGCCTTCCTCCCCGCCCGGGGCCGGGAGCGGGCGGAGGCCGCCGCGCGCCTCGAGGCCCGGTTGCTGGATGCCGGCTTCGGCCTGCCGCTCTACCACCCCGTGGTGGTGTGGGCGGTGCAGCCCCAGGTGCGCGGCTTCGTCCCGTCCCCCTTCCCCCAGGGGGCCGATCTGTGGGCCGTCTCCTTCGCACCCGCGGCCGACGACGCCCGCTGA